One Cupriavidus taiwanensis DNA window includes the following coding sequences:
- a CDS encoding TetR/AcrR family transcriptional regulator — translation MKPQSVREQLLEHTLILIRRRGFNGFSYRDLAELVGVKTSSIHYYFPTKEDLVQEAVKEYSARLAERIHGIDTSLPVTEQAAIYLAPFRASCGSDQICLCGMLSTETLCLPESVHKMLQGFFLLNEQWLAGLLKRAQPHRSTPFPVPPARLAQVVFGSLQSGLIAARLFGTSDRVEAAADTLMAAVSDQVCAR, via the coding sequence ATGAAACCCCAATCCGTACGCGAGCAATTGCTCGAGCACACCCTGATCCTGATCCGCCGGCGCGGCTTCAACGGCTTCAGCTACCGCGACCTGGCGGAGCTGGTGGGCGTGAAGACCTCCAGCATCCACTATTACTTTCCCACCAAGGAAGACCTGGTCCAGGAAGCGGTAAAGGAATACAGCGCCCGCCTGGCCGAGCGCATCCATGGCATCGACACCAGCCTGCCGGTCACCGAGCAGGCCGCGATCTACCTGGCGCCGTTCCGCGCCAGCTGCGGCTCGGACCAGATCTGCCTGTGCGGCATGCTGTCGACCGAGACCCTGTGCCTGCCCGAATCCGTTCACAAGATGCTGCAAGGCTTCTTCCTGCTGAACGAGCAATGGCTGGCCGGGCTGCTGAAGCGGGCCCAGCCCCATCGCAGCACGCCGTTCCCGGTACCGCCGGCGCGGCTGGCGCAAGTGGTGTTCGGCTCGCTGCAGAGCGGGCTGATCGCGGCACGCCTGTTCGGCACCTCGGACCGCGTTGAAGCCGCCGCCGACACGCTGATGGCGGCCGTATCCGATCAAGTTTGCGCGCGATAG